The Spirosoma sp. SC4-14 DNA window CCAGTACTTCGGCATCGGGTTCTGCTCACGCCCGAGCGCGAGATGGAAGGCGGCACCGCCGATGAAGTGATTACGCAACTGGTACAGAAGATTGAAGTTCCCCGATAGTTCAATGAATAGCGTACAATGAATCGTCGTTTTCTTCCCGGCTTTCGCTCACAAGCGTGGTGGGGCGTGGCCATTCATTATACTTTTTTCGCTCTGTCCTGTTCATTTCTGTATGCCCAGGCTCCACGCGGCAATCAATTGACCGGAACATGGATTGGTGTCCACGCGGAGTGGGATCTGGATTTCGTTTGCCCGCTACCAACTTATCTGCAACTTAACGCCGATGGTAGTTACCGGCTTGGCATGGTCGATGGTTCAGCCAGTCCGCACATATCGACCTGGGCTATTGAGGGCGATTCGGTTCGTCTGGATACTATACACTTTGCGCCTGGGCTTGTTACCCGGCAAAATGATCTGTTACGTATTGGAACAGCTTACCCAATGCTCTTCCGACGATTTACCGACATAGCCATTGATTCAGCTCTGGTTTACCAAAAACTGGCAGGGCGGGTCTGGCAGAGCGACAGCCTACTGGTGAGCTTGTATAAAGATGGCAAAGTGAGTCTTGAAAATACGAGAACCAAACAACGAACGGCCCATTTCTGGCAACTATCCCGATTTGGCCAGTCGGTCTTTCTGACGATTCGCGGTAATCAGTATAATCGCGATGGCAATTACAAACCATTGTGGCAAGTGGCAAGTGTGAGCCCACAACAGGCTCAGCTTATTGGCTGGGATGGTGAGGCAGTTCATAAAAAGTCGTTCAAGCTCATGAGAGCGCTATCGGCAACCGATGTTTGCCAGCCTTCCGGTTTTCAAACCTGCGATGTTTGTTTCAGGCAAATCTGGCGGGAGGTGCCAATGAGTCGTACGCATAAACGATATGATTTGACAAAACTATTCTTCCAGCAGTATCAGCCCGTTTTTCAGGTTGGGCAGTCCGGGCTGATTCGTATTCAGTTTGTTGTTAACTGTCAGGGCGAACGTGGCTTGTTTTCGGTAAGTGGTTATGGCGAAGACTATTGTCCTAAGCGCTTCGATTCGCGCATTACCGATCAGTTGTTAGCGCTTTGCCGCGACCGCGTTTTTACTGACGATGGGTCTCCTTCATTAGACAACTCCTCCAACGACATAGCTGTTTCGTTAACCTTCCGGCTGAAAGATGGCCGACTAATCGACATGCTACCATGAAACAGATCAGCTTTCTTTTTCTGTTTTTGTCGGTTTCTGCCTATGCGCAGGAAGGAGAATATTATCTGAAACGGTCGAAGACCATGCTGGCAGAAAACCGCAAGGCTCAGACAAGGTTCTTTTTTGCCGAAAAACGAGAACAACGGCGGCTGGATACCCTTTCGGCCAGCGCTCAAAATGACCGCTATCGCGCCCTAAACGCTCTTTGGCAGGGCAACTATGAGCGAGCGTCCTACTGGCTCGAAAAAACGGCGGCTACGTATCCTAAAGAACATGCTTTTGTTGGCGAAATTTATCTGGATCAACTACACGATTATACGCTTGCCATCCAGCATTTTAATGCCTATGATGTCTTAACGCCTAACTTCGACGATATTATTCGACATAATCCGGTCAGTTATTATCGCGGACTTGCCTACCGTGGTCTGGGTAATCAGCGAAAAGCGATAGAACAATTTTCGATAGCTATCGATTCACTGGCGAACAAACACGGTGCAGAATGGGTCAACTACCGGCAGTTCGTTAGTCGGGCCGTAAGTTATATTGAAGTACAGCAACCCGAACTAGCCCTGGCCGATTTGGACAAAGCCTTACGCAATTTTAACCGTAGTGCGCTGGCTCAATATCACCGTGGCCGGGCGTTGCTCCGGTTGAACCGGACTGCCGAAGCCATGACGGCTTTTCTGGATGCATCCTTTTTCTTCAAAGCCTTACGGACCGAACGCACCGGCGACTATCAGGAAGATGATCATAACCCAGTTTACGAAGCAGAAATTGACGAAGCTATTCAAAACCTTAAATCCCTGAACCGTTGACGTTTCTCCGACCTCTGTTTGTTTCGGCCCGCCTGTGGTTCACGCTTATGGCCTTTGTGCTCTTATTTGTGGCGGCCTACGCTTTCCCAATTCTGTTTCCGCTGGTGCAGATCGGTTTTGTTATGTTCATCATTCTAATCGGTATCGATGGCTGGCTATTGTTCCGAACAAAGTCTGCCCCGAATCGTGGAGCTTTTTTCGCCCGGCGGCAAGTGCCCGAACGATTGTCGAATGGCGACGAGAACCCACTGACCATTTTTCTCGAAAACCAGTATCCATTTCAGGTTCAGATAGAGGTGATCGACGAAATTCCGTTTCAGTTTCAACGGCGCGATGTGCTTTTCCGCACTACATTGAATGCTCGGGAGACCCGAACGATCCGCTACGAATTGCGTCCTGTTCGCCGGGGCGAATATAGTTTTGGAGCCGTCAATGTTTTTGTCCTGACGCCTTTGGGCCTACTAAAGCGCCGGTATCAGTTCGAGCAGGGGAAAATGGTAGCTGTGTATCCGTCGTTTTTACAAATGCGTCAATACGAACTGCTGGCCGCCACCAATCGGCTCAACGAAGTAGGTATTAAGCGCCTTCGACGTATCGGCCATAGCATGGAATTTGAACAGGTTCGCCCTTACAGTACTGGCGACGACGTTCGGACGGTAAACTGGAAAGCCACATCGCGCCGAACCGATTCGCAGGGGGCTACGCTCATGGTCAACGCCTATCAGGACGAGCGTTCACAACCTGTTTATTGCCTGATCGATAAAGGCCGGGTGATGCAATCGCCCTTCGAAGGGCTAACCCTTCTCGATTATGCCATCAATGCCAGTCTGGTGCTTAGCAATATCGCATTGATGAAACAGGACCGGGCCGGTATTCTGACCTTCTCCGATCATGTAGGTCAGTTACTTCCGGCTGATCGGCGAACGGGCCATATGCTCAAAATTCTGGAACTCCTCTATCGACAGAAAACCCACTTTCTGGAAAGCGATTACGAGAGTCTTTATTCCAGCGTACGCCAGCATATACGGCATCGGAGTTTACTGCTCCTGTTTACCAATTTTGAGACGGTCAACGCTATGCACCGTCAGCTACCCTACCTGCGTCGGCTTGCTAAAGATCATTTGCTGCTGGTTATTTTTTTCGAGAATACCGAACTGCGTAGCCTGCTGGATCAGCCAGCTACCGATACAGAACAAATTTACCTCAAAACAATTGGCGAGAAATTCGCCTATGAAAAGAAGCAGATTCTGAAAGAATTGGCTCAGTATGGCATTCAAACGATTCTGACCGCGCCCCAAAACCTAACAGCCAACACGGTCAATAAATACCTGGAATTGAAAGCGCGGGGAATGATT harbors:
- a CDS encoding tetratricopeptide repeat protein; amino-acid sequence: MKQISFLFLFLSVSAYAQEGEYYLKRSKTMLAENRKAQTRFFFAEKREQRRLDTLSASAQNDRYRALNALWQGNYERASYWLEKTAATYPKEHAFVGEIYLDQLHDYTLAIQHFNAYDVLTPNFDDIIRHNPVSYYRGLAYRGLGNQRKAIEQFSIAIDSLANKHGAEWVNYRQFVSRAVSYIEVQQPELALADLDKALRNFNRSALAQYHRGRALLRLNRTAEAMTAFLDASFFFKALRTERTGDYQEDDHNPVYEAEIDEAIQNLKSLNR
- a CDS encoding DUF58 domain-containing protein, producing MTFLRPLFVSARLWFTLMAFVLLFVAAYAFPILFPLVQIGFVMFIILIGIDGWLLFRTKSAPNRGAFFARRQVPERLSNGDENPLTIFLENQYPFQVQIEVIDEIPFQFQRRDVLFRTTLNARETRTIRYELRPVRRGEYSFGAVNVFVLTPLGLLKRRYQFEQGKMVAVYPSFLQMRQYELLAATNRLNEVGIKRLRRIGHSMEFEQVRPYSTGDDVRTVNWKATSRRTDSQGATLMVNAYQDERSQPVYCLIDKGRVMQSPFEGLTLLDYAINASLVLSNIALMKQDRAGILTFSDHVGQLLPADRRTGHMLKILELLYRQKTHFLESDYESLYSSVRQHIRHRSLLLLFTNFETVNAMHRQLPYLRRLAKDHLLLVIFFENTELRSLLDQPATDTEQIYLKTIGEKFAYEKKQILKELAQYGIQTILTAPQNLTANTVNKYLELKARGMI